From the genome of Cystobacter fuscus DSM 2262:
GCCACGGAGACCCGCGCCAGCTCTCCCTCGGCGCACAGGCACAGGAGCACCGAGCGCCCCGGCACGCGCAGCTCCAGGTAGGCGAGGCGCGGCAGGGGACACCACGCCTTCTGCACCACCGCGCCCGTCAGCCGCGCGGCCACCTCCGTCACCACCTGCTCCAACTCCGAGGGACGCAGCGACACCTCAGCCTCCTCACTGGCGCGAAAAACACGAACGGCCCGGCGGGAAGTCCGCCGAGCCGTTCAAATTGCGCCAGGTGACTGGCTTGAGTCTAGCCCTCGTCCTCGGACGGGGCGGCCTCGGTGGTGGTCTTGGCCGTGCGCTTGCGGGCCGGAGCCTTGCGGGTGGCGGTCTTCTTGCCAGCGGCCTTCTTGGCCGTGGTCTTGCCCGCCGCCTTCTTCGTGGCGGTGCGGGGAGCGGCGCTCTTGCGGGTCGTCTTCTTCGCGGCGGTCTTCTTCGTCGCGGCCTTCTTCGCGGTCTTCTTCTTCGCGGCCATCTAAAGCCTCCGTGGGTTACCGCCACTCGCTAGGAGTGGGGCCTGCACTCGCATGGGGAGTGCTTGTGGTGAAGAGTAGAGATGCCTTGCCAGTGTGTCAACGCATGGTGATGTAGTGCAACGCGTGGCGAGCCGATTTTTCGGCATCTCGCGCGCGATGCAGGACGCTCCGGACGGTGCTACAGGCCGCGACCACGGCGCTCCGGAGCCGATTTTCCGGCCTCCGCCGCGCTCCGGGCGTGCTCGCGGCGCCCGAGGCAGTGTCACCCCGCGCGCACTCGCGCGCGAAACAGCGCGAACTTCGCGGAGTTCGACGGTGCGAGCGGGCACGTACGTGCTTACCGTGGCCTTCGCGATGAATGCTCACGTGAGAACCTTTCCTGACTCCTTCACCTTCGGTGTCGCCACATCCGCGTACCAGGTGGAGGGTGGCATCGAGAACGACTGGGCCGAGTGGGAGCGGGCCGGGAAGCTGAAGGAGCCGCACGTGCGCTGCGGCCGCGGTGTGGACCACTGGAACCGCTACGAGGAGGACTACGGCCTGGCGCAGGACGTGGGCGCGAGCGCCTTCCGCATGTCGCTGGAGTGGGCGCGCATCGAGCCGGAGCGCGGGCGCATCGACGGCGCGGTGCTCGAGGCCTACCGCGAGCGGCTCTTGAAGATGAAGGCCCGGGGCCTGCGGCCGGTGGTGACGCTCCATCACTTCACCCACCCCACGTGGTTCCACCGCGACACCCCCTGGCACCTGCCCCAGAGCGTCGAGGCCTTCCGTGCCTACGTGCGCGCCTGCGCCCCCATCCTCCGGGGACTGGACGCGCTCGTCATCTCGCTGAACGAGCCCATGGTGCTGCTGCTCGGCGGCTACCTGCAGGGACTGATGCCGCCGGGCATCTGCGACGGGGCCAAGACGATGGCGGCCCTGGGCAACATGGTACGCGCTCACGTGGTCGCGCGCGAGGAGCTCCAGGCGGCGCTCGGCCACGTGGAGATCGGCATCTCGCAGAACACGCTCGCCTTCGCGCCGGACCGCGCCTGGAATCCCCTGGACCGCGCGCTCGTGCGCCTGGGCGCCCAGGCCTACAACCACTCCTTCCACGAGGCGCTGGTGTCCGGAAAGCTCCGGGTGAACATGCCCGGCATCGGCTCCACGAAGCAGGACATCCCCGGGGCGAAGGACTCGTGCGACTTCATCGGGGTGAACTACTACACGCGCGCCCACCTGCGCTTCCTGCCGCGCGCCCCGTTCCTCTCCTTCCAGTTCCGCGACAAGCACGGCCGGGGCCTCACGGACATCGGCTGGGAGGTGTGGCCCGAGGGCTTCGGCCAGGTGCTGCGCGAGCTCAAGCGCTACGGGCTGCCGGTGTGGGTGACGGAGAACGGCATCGATGACCGCAGCGGGGAGCGCCGCCCGGCCTACCTGCGCGAGCACCTGGAGCAGGTGCTCACCGCGCGCGCCGAGGGCGTGGACGTGCGCGGCTACCTCTACTGGAGCCTCCTGGACAACTTCGAGTGGCTCGAGGGCTGGGGGCCGCGCTTCGGCCTGTACCACGTGGACTTCGAGACGCTCGAGCGCCGCCCCACCCCCGCCTGCCAGTTCTACCGGGAGGTGGCCACCACGCGGCGACTGCCGAGCCTCGTCCCGCCGGGCCCCGTCGCCCAGCCCAACAACCTCATCATTCAGCCGAGCGCGGCGCGGTAGTCCACGTCCTGCTCCTCGCCGGGCCCCTCGGGGTCCGCGCTCGCCGAGCCGAAGAAGCGGCGCACCGCGTCGCGCACCTCGTCGGGCGAGTCGAGCTGGTTGACCTCGGAGCGGAAGAGGGCGGCGCCGCGCAGGCCGTGGCCGTACCAGGCCAGGTGCTTGCGGAAGGAGCGCACCGCGGCGAGCTCCAGCCCCGCGCCCACGAAGTCCAGGTGGGCGGCGAAGTGCCGGAGCACCCCCTCGCAGCGCTCCTCGGGCTCCGGGGGCGCGCCGCCGAGCAGCTCGCGGAAGAGCCACGGGTTGCCGAGCGCCCCGCGGCCCACCATCACGAAGTCACACCCCGTGGTCTCCAGCATCCGCCGCGCGTCCTCGGGCGTCTTCACGTCGCCGTTGCCGATGATGGGCCGGTCCGGGAAGTGCCGCTTGAGGTCGGCGATGACGCTCCAGTCCGCCTGTCCCGAGTAGCCCTGGGCACGGGTGCGCGGATGGATGGCGAGCCCCGCGCACCCGGCGTCGAAGAGCGCGTGGGCCACCTGGAGGTAGTTGCGCTGGTGCTCGTCCCAACCCGAGCGGATTTTACAGGTGACCGGCAGGCCCGTGGCCGCGTGGATGTCGCGCACCAGCGTGGCCGCCCGCCCGGGCTCGCACAACAGGGCGCTGCCCGCGCCGTTGCGCGTCACCTTCTTCACGGGGCAGCCCATGTTGATGTCGATGATCTGCGCCCCATGGCTCTTGCCCACGAGGGCCGCGCGCACCATGGCCTCCGGCTCTCCTCCGAAGATTTGAAGGCTGTAGGGCCGCTCCACCTCCGGGTTGAAGCGCAGGTACTTGAGGGTGCGCTGGTTGGCGCGCATGAGGCCCTGGGAGCTCACCAGCTCGGTGGGACAGAGCGCCGCGCCCAGCTGGAAGGCGATGACGCGGAACGGCATCTCGCTCACCCCCGCCATGGGGGCGAGGATGTAGGGGTTGGGCAGGGTGTAGGGACCGAGGCGCGGCATGATGGGGGCGAGAACCTAGCGGATTGAATGGATTGTTCCAGGGGCGGCCGGACACTGCGCGCGGACGAACCTTTGGTTAAGGTTCCGCCCCATGCTGCGCTTCAGGCTCGGAGACATCCCCGTCGAGATCCGTTTCTCGCACCTGCTCTTCTCCGCGCTCCTGGGCATGCTGCTGGCGAGGGATCTGCCAGGAAGCGACCTGGGCGTCTGGCCCTACCGTGAACTCCAGGACGCGAGCAGCCCGGGCCACACCCGCACGGCGCTGCTCGTCGCGCTTGCCTGGATGGCAATCGTCTCCGTGACGGTGTTCGTCCACGAGGCGGGCCACGCGCTCGTGCTCCGGGCCTTCGGCCACCGGCCCGGCATCCAGCTCGTCTGGCTGGGAGGCCACACGCGCCCCCGGGGCCGCTCGCCCCTGCCCTGGCATCAGCACGTGCTGTCCACCGCGGCGGGGCCATTCGCCGGACTGCTCGTGGGGCTGGGCGCCCTGGCCCTGTGGCACCACGGCGTGCCCCCCGGCGCCGAGGTGGCGCGCTTCCTGCTCGACGGGCTCTTCGCCACCAACATCCTCTGGAGCCTCTTCAACCTGCTGCCCGTGCCCAGCCTCGACGGGGGCGTGCTCGTGAGCGCCCTGGCCACGCGCCTGTTCGGCAAGTCGGGCTTCCTGGGCGCGCAAGGACTCGCGCTCGTGCTGTGCGTGGCCCTGCTCGCCTATGGGCTCGGCCATGCGCCCGTGCTCGGCATCCTCTTCGGGCTCTACGGTCTGCAGGCGCTGCGGCTGCTGCTGGCCGCCGCGCGGGGTGAGCTCCAGGTGTCCTCGGGCGTGGCGCCGCGGCCCTTCGTCGAGGAGCTGAACCAGGCCCGGGCGGCGCTCGACGACGGACGGCTGGACGAGGCGCGGCAGCGGGGCACGCGCGTGCTGGAGGCCAAGGAGACCACCGCGGAGCTCGCCTCGCGCGCCCACCATCTGCTCGGCTGGGTGGCCCTCAAGGAGGGACAGGGGCGCCTGGCGCTCGCGCACTTCTCCCAGGCGAGGCGCCAGCCGGTGGAGACCCACGCCGTGGCGGCGGCCTTCTCCCTGGTGGGCGACGAGCCCCGGGCGCTCGCCTTGTGGGAGATGGCCTGGAACGAGACGGGCGACCGCACGGTGCTGCACGAGTACGCCGGCTCGCTCATCCGCGCCGCGCGGGTGCACAGCGCCCTGCGCCTGCCCGGCGTGGAGGCCGAGACGGCGTTCCTGTGTGCCGGACGACCCCTCTTCACGCGCGGGGCCTACTCGGAGGCGGCGGCGATCGCCGAGGCGGGACTCGAGCACGCGCCAGCCGCGCGCCTCGCCTATGACGCGGCATGCGCCCATGCGAGGGCGCGTCATCCGCTCGACGCGGTGCGCATGCTGCGGCGGGCCACGGAGCTGGGCTTCCAGGACGTGCACTACGCGGCGTCCGACGAGGACCTGGCCCCCCTGCACGGGCATCCGGATTTCGAACGCTGGCTCGGGGAGCTGCGGAAATCTCTCCCCGCCTGACACGGCCATGACACGGGGGAGTGTTGATGGGGCTCGAGACTGAGCACCTTCCGGCTCGGTCTGACTCCTGGTCCGAGGGCTCCCTTGACTGCTTCCTCTCCCGCGTCCGTTCAAGAAGAGAAGATCAACTGGGTGGCATCCATCCCCTTCATCGGCGTGCACCTGATGTGCCTCTTCGTGTTCGTCACGGGGGCGCGGCCGGTGGACGTGGCGGTGTGCGTGGGGCTGTACGTGCTGCGCATGTGGGGCATCACCGCGGGCTTCCACCGCTACTTCAGCCACCGCGCCTATCAGGCGGGCCGGGGCTTCCAGTTCTTCATCGCGCTGGTGGGCACGCTGGCCATGCAGAAGGGCCCCTTGTGGTGGGCGGCGCACCACCGCCACCACCACCGCTACTCGGACCAGGAGCAGGACATCCACTCGCCCCTGCAGAAGGGCTTCTGGTGGAGCCACACCGGGTGGATCCTCTGCGACAAGTACGGGGACACCCGCTACGAGAGCATCAAGGACTTCGCGCGCTTTCCGGAACTCGTGTGGCTCAACAAGCTGCACGTGCTGCCGGGCGTGCTGCTCGCCGCGGCGCTCTACCTGCTCGGCGGCTTCTCGATGCTCGTGTGGGGCTTCTTCGTGAGCACCACCCTGCTCTACCACGGCACCTTCACCATCAACTCGCTCAGCCACGTGTTCGGCTCGCGCCGCTACAAGACGACGGACACCAGCCGCAACAACTGGCTGCTCGCGCTCATCACCCTGGGCGAGGGCTGGCACAACAACCACCACTACTACCAGAACACCGCCAACCAGGGCTGGTTCTGGTGGGAGGTGGACCTGAGCTACTACTCCCTCAAGGTGCTCTCCTGGGTGGGGCTGGTGAGCAAGCTGCGCACCCCCTCCGAGCAGGTGAAGAACGTCTACCTGAAGTACACCCCCGAGGAGCGCGCCGCGCTCAACACCCCCGTCTTCTCGTGGTCGGCTCCCCTGGCCGCCCGCCGGAAGGCCGCCGGGCAGACCGTCAAGGCCGCCGAGGAGAAGGTGCGCGAGGCCCTCGCCGCCGCGGCCGACAGCCTGCCCTCCGCCCAGGAGCCCCAGGGCCTGTTCAAACCGTGAGGTAGGCGGCTTCCCTACGCCCCTGGACGGCCCACGTCCTTCCCGTCCAGGGCCCTCGTCTCCCCGCTCGCCCGAGGAGAGTGTTCCTTTGTACGCGAAGCACCTTGAAACCACCGGGGGGTGGACGTTTATTGGGAACACCAATGAAGGACGAGCCCCCGCCGGTTTCCCGATTCGCGCTGCGCGCGCAGTTGGAGCGCTTCACGCATGCCTCCCTGCAGGCCTTCAACCGGATCCGCCTTCCAGGCCCCTCGGTGCTGCCGGTGGCCGGGGCGGTGGTGGGCCTGTACAGCGGACTGGCCGCGGGCATCTTCTCCAACCTGATTGGCGTCATCCGCGGCGCCGCCTTCAACGTCGCCTGGCTGATGGATGCCATGCGGCAGCCCGGCTCGCGCATGCTGCTGTCCGCCTGGGACATGCTGCGCACGGCGCGCTGGCACCTGGAGTACATCATCATCGGCGCGCCCCTGGTGCTGGGCGCCCTGCTGCTCGCGCGCGTCATCGAGCCCGGAGGCCCGCGTGACGAGGTGAAGCGCCGGCTGCGCCTGCTCGCCCTGCTGGTGCTCGGCGCGCTCGCCCTCTACTACCCGCTGGTGGCGCTCACCGCGCTCAACCGCGTCTTCAATCACGGCCAGTCCACCCCCGAGGTGCTCGCCCATCTGCCCTGGTGGATCTACCTGCTGATGCCCACCCTGGGTGGGCTCGCGGTGGGCCGCCTGCTGCGCGACTACCCGGACACCCGCGGCCACGGCCTGCCCGAGGTGATCAAGGCGGTGAAGGGCAACCAGGCGCTGCCCGGTGGGTTCGGGCTGCTCAAGCTCGTCGCCAGCGCGCTCACCATCGGCACGGGAGGCTCGGCCGGGCGCGAGGGCCCCATCGTCTATGG
Proteins encoded in this window:
- a CDS encoding glycoside hydrolase family 1 protein, translated to MNAHVRTFPDSFTFGVATSAYQVEGGIENDWAEWERAGKLKEPHVRCGRGVDHWNRYEEDYGLAQDVGASAFRMSLEWARIEPERGRIDGAVLEAYRERLLKMKARGLRPVVTLHHFTHPTWFHRDTPWHLPQSVEAFRAYVRACAPILRGLDALVISLNEPMVLLLGGYLQGLMPPGICDGAKTMAALGNMVRAHVVAREELQAALGHVEIGISQNTLAFAPDRAWNPLDRALVRLGAQAYNHSFHEALVSGKLRVNMPGIGSTKQDIPGAKDSCDFIGVNYYTRAHLRFLPRAPFLSFQFRDKHGRGLTDIGWEVWPEGFGQVLRELKRYGLPVWVTENGIDDRSGERRPAYLREHLEQVLTARAEGVDVRGYLYWSLLDNFEWLEGWGPRFGLYHVDFETLERRPTPACQFYREVATTRRLPSLVPPGPVAQPNNLIIQPSAAR
- the dusB gene encoding tRNA dihydrouridine synthase DusB — protein: MPRLGPYTLPNPYILAPMAGVSEMPFRVIAFQLGAALCPTELVSSQGLMRANQRTLKYLRFNPEVERPYSLQIFGGEPEAMVRAALVGKSHGAQIIDINMGCPVKKVTRNGAGSALLCEPGRAATLVRDIHAATGLPVTCKIRSGWDEHQRNYLQVAHALFDAGCAGLAIHPRTRAQGYSGQADWSVIADLKRHFPDRPIIGNGDVKTPEDARRMLETTGCDFVMVGRGALGNPWLFRELLGGAPPEPEERCEGVLRHFAAHLDFVGAGLELAAVRSFRKHLAWYGHGLRGAALFRSEVNQLDSPDEVRDAVRRFFGSASADPEGPGEEQDVDYRAALG
- a CDS encoding TPR end-of-group domain-containing protein codes for the protein MLRFRLGDIPVEIRFSHLLFSALLGMLLARDLPGSDLGVWPYRELQDASSPGHTRTALLVALAWMAIVSVTVFVHEAGHALVLRAFGHRPGIQLVWLGGHTRPRGRSPLPWHQHVLSTAAGPFAGLLVGLGALALWHHGVPPGAEVARFLLDGLFATNILWSLFNLLPVPSLDGGVLVSALATRLFGKSGFLGAQGLALVLCVALLAYGLGHAPVLGILFGLYGLQALRLLLAAARGELQVSSGVAPRPFVEELNQARAALDDGRLDEARQRGTRVLEAKETTAELASRAHHLLGWVALKEGQGRLALAHFSQARRQPVETHAVAAAFSLVGDEPRALALWEMAWNETGDRTVLHEYAGSLIRAARVHSALRLPGVEAETAFLCAGRPLFTRGAYSEAAAIAEAGLEHAPAARLAYDAACAHARARHPLDAVRMLRRATELGFQDVHYAASDEDLAPLHGHPDFERWLGELRKSLPA
- a CDS encoding acyl-CoA desaturase is translated as MTASSPASVQEEKINWVASIPFIGVHLMCLFVFVTGARPVDVAVCVGLYVLRMWGITAGFHRYFSHRAYQAGRGFQFFIALVGTLAMQKGPLWWAAHHRHHHRYSDQEQDIHSPLQKGFWWSHTGWILCDKYGDTRYESIKDFARFPELVWLNKLHVLPGVLLAAALYLLGGFSMLVWGFFVSTTLLYHGTFTINSLSHVFGSRRYKTTDTSRNNWLLALITLGEGWHNNHHYYQNTANQGWFWWEVDLSYYSLKVLSWVGLVSKLRTPSEQVKNVYLKYTPEERAALNTPVFSWSAPLAARRKAAGQTVKAAEEKVREALAAAADSLPSAQEPQGLFKP